CCGCGCAACAGGATTTCCGTACCCGCGCTCCAATGTTTCGGAGCAAGCACGGTTGCGTCAAGTTTGCGGAGCTGGCGTTCGATCCAGCGGCTGTGGTTGCGCGCAAATTCGAGCCCCTCGTGCCGTGTGCCCCGGCGCGGAATGGTCAATCGGATCGAGCGGTCGGAGCGGACATAAATCAAATAGCGGCGCGCGCGCGGATTGCGGTGGAGACGTACCGGCAGTTGGCGGTCACCAATCGCCAAAATTTCACCTTCGGGCGCAGGGACCGGTTCGGGCGCGTGAAAATGGAAGAGCAACTGGTTTATCACGGATTTTAGTTTTATAAGTGAGCCCAATTTAAGAAGGATTTAACCACGGATTACACAGATGTACACGGATGAAAAAACTAAAATTTTGAATTCGTTTTTTTTCCTGTGTTTTTTGGCGAAAGAATTCCGCATTGTTCTGAATTCTTAATTCTGACTCCTGAATTCGTTTTCGTTTAACTCCTGCCTTCGACCCGCCCGACCGCCCAAAGCGCGTGTTCTGAAATCAAGGGATCCGGGTCCGCCGCCGCCTGTTTCAGGGCCGGCAGATCGTCCGCCGTGCCGATATTGCCAAGGACCACACAGACATTGCGCAGCCAGCGGTTGCGCTTGAGGCGGAAAATCGGCGTGCCCCGGAATTCCTTCCGGAACGTGGCGTCATCCCATCCCAGCATGGCGCGCAAATCCGGGCGTTCAATGGCCCGCAGCCCTTCCTCCCGTGTTTGCCTCGCCCAACGGTTCCAGGGACAAACGTCCAGGCATTCCTCGCAGCCATAGACGCGATCCCCGATCTTTTCCCGGAACTCCTCCGGAATGGGGCCCTTGTGCTCAATGGTCAGGTAAGCGATGCATCGGCTTGCATCGAGTTGATAGGGAGCGGTGATGGCCGACGTCGGGCAGGCGGCCATGCAGCGGCTGCAAGACCCGCAATGGTCCCGCAACGGGCGATCCGGCTCGATTTCGAGCGTGGTCAATATTTCAGCCAGGAAGAGCCATGTCCCTTTTTTGGGATGGACCAGCATCGTGCTTTTGCCCGTCCAGCCGATTCCGGCGCGCGCGGCGGCGGATTTTTCGAGGATGGCGGAGGTGTCCACTGCGCGGCGTTGAATGCCCCCCCTCGCTTTCAGCCAGGAATCCAGTGCGTCAAGCTTCGGCGGAATCAAGTCATGATAGTCACGACCCAGCGCATAGGTTGCGATGCGTCCGCGTTGCGACGGACGGGGCTGATAATAATTCAAGCCCAGCATGATGATGCTTTTCACGCCCGGCAAAAGCGACGACGGCGTGATTCGGGATGCCGGATCGCGGCCCAGCCAGGAGGCCATGTCACCGGCTTTCCCATCGTCCAGCCAGGCTTGCAGGTATTCCGCGCCTTGAAAGGGATCGGCAGCGGCAACCCCGCAAACATCGAAACCAACCTGCAGGGCTTCAACCTGAAGTTCTTGTTTGAGGGTTTGCGGCACAAGCTCCTTAATAGCCTGCCTATGGCAGGTCCTGCAAGCTCGTGAAATGGTTCGCCCCACGACTGGGCTGCCCAACAGAGTGAATTTAACATTTATTAATTATACTTTCTAATTTTAATATAGGTCATCTTATTAATGTTTCAAATAACCATCGTCATCGGTTTGCTTTTTGGGCAATTAATTGTTAGCATCATTAAGTAAACCATGAGCTCGAATTTCTATTCTCCCACGGCCTCGGTTGAAAGTTATCTCAAACAGATTGCCCAATACTCGCTCATTACCCGCGAGGAGGAAATTGTTCTGGCTAACAAAATCCACAAGGGTGACAAGCGGGCGCTTGAGATGTTGATCCAAGCCAACCTGAGATTGGTCGTAAAAATTGCGCTTGAATACGTCGGGCTTGGCCTGCCGCTTCCGGATTTGATTTCAGAAGGCAATATCGGGCTCATGCGCGCGGCCGAACTGTTCGACCCCAAAGTCGGGGCAAAGTTCAGCACCTATGGCGCGCTCTGGATCAAGCAGCGCATTCGCCGGGCCATCACCAATCAATCCAAGGCGGTGCGTGTACCGGTTTGGAAGGTGCAGCTTTTGCGCAAAATGCAAATCTCGACGGATGAATTGGTTTCCCAACTGGGCCGCCAGCCTTCCGATGCGGAGATCGCCGGCAACGCCAGCCTGGATGTGGGGGACGTGACGCGCGCGCGCAGCGCCATCATACAGGTTGTTTCCCTCGACTCCAGTCCACACAACGATGAGGGAAATGAAACCACGCTTTCCAACACACTTCCGGACGAGGCCACGGCCGATCCGTCAACCGGAATGGCAAACAAGGAACTGATGGAAAACGCGCTGGCATCCCTCAACATCCTGAGCGACAAGGAACTTAAAATCCTGGCCATGCGTTTCGGGCTCAACGGAGGCGAGGAACAGACGCTTGAGGAAATCGGGAAGGATTTCAGCGTGAGCCGCGAACGGGTCCGCCAGCTTCAGGAAATTGCACTAACGAAGTTGCGTCGCCAACTTTCGGACGAAGCCGGCAAGCACCAGGCCGCCGCCGAGAGCCGGCGCCACTACCGCAAGGTCCATGAGCGTTTGGGCGCCCTTTTTCCCTCGACTCGGAAGGGCGTGAAAAAGTCGCGCGCTGTCAAGGGACTGGCGGGATCCAAGAAATAATGGGGCGCGATCTGCTGCGGCGGACATCCCTCCTTTTTTTGTGCTGGAGATGGAGGGACGACCGCTGTGTCGTCCCATTTATCTGCGTCAAAAAATGTTTTTCTTTGCGGCTTGGCGGCCATTTGGCATCCTGACACGCCAAGGTTGCTTCCCGCATGTTCGAGCCATTTTTATCAACCGCCACCGTTCAGGCCGCTGATCCAAGCCCCTGGATGCTGCTGCCCTTCGCGGCATTGCTGCTGGCCATTGCCATCATGCCGTTTGCAAATCTCCACTGGTGGGAGCGGCATTATGAAAAAGTGTCCCTTCTGCTCGGCGCCATCACGGTCTTCATCTATCTTGTTGTACTCAGGAATCAGACCGCTGTTTTGCATACGGCCCTGGATTACGTCAGCTTCATGGCTCTGATCGGTTCCTTGTTCGTTGTTGCCGGCGGCATTCATATCTCTGTAAAGGGGGAAGCCTCGCCCGCCAGAAATTGCCTGTTTCTGCTTATTGGCGCTGTTCTCGCCAATATCATCGGCACAACCGGGGCTTCCATGTTGATGATCCGCCCCTGGATCCGGATGAACAAGTATCGGATTACGGCCTATCACACCGTTTTTTTCATATTCATCATCAGCAATGTGTCAGGTTGCCTGACGCCCATCGGGGACCCGCCACTTTTTCTCGGGTTTCTCAAAGGCATTCCATTCTGGTGGACCCTGCATCATCTCTGGATTCCCTGGGCCGTGGTCCTGGCTTTGCTTCTGACGGTCTTTTATTTTTTCGACCGCCGGAATTTTATGAAAGCTCCTCCTGTTGTCCGCGCTCTGGAAGCCGGACATGAAACCTTCAAAATCACCGGATTGCACAATATCTTTTTCATCGCTGTGGTTCTTTCGGGGATTTTTTTCGATCCTCCCTGGAGGGAAGGCCTGATGCTCTCGGCCGCTTTTGGCTCTTATTTCACAACGAGCCGGCAGATTCATGAGTCGAACCATTTCAACTTTGCCCCCATCCGCGAGGTTGGATTTCTTTTCCTTGGAATTTTCGCCACCATGATGCCGGCGCTCGACTACATGAGCCTTCACTCGAAAGAGTTTGGGCTTGGCTCCCCGCTGACCTATTATTTCAGTTGCGGCTTTCTTTCCAGCGTATTGGACAACGCCCCGACCTACCTGACATTTCTAAACGCGTCATTTGGCTTGTTTGTGGATCCTGTAATCGTGGATCAGGTGGGCCGCCTTGCCGCGGCTCATGGCTCCGGTTTGGGAAGCATCACCGGGACCCATTCCGAAGCCATCCGAAACACCTATGGGGTTCTTGAGCGGTACCACGCCGATTGGATCGGCTCCGCTGATATCCCGCGGGACAGGATCGAAACGGCTTATCTGCTCGGCAATCACAGCCTGTATATCATTGCCATTTCACTGGGAGCGGTATTTTTTGGCGCGATGACTTATATTGGAAACGGGCCCAACCTGATGGTGAAATCCATAACGGAACGGGCCGGAGTGAAGACGCCCGGATTTTTCGGCTATCTTTTCAAATATGCGCTGCCGATTTTATTCCCGGTCCTGATTGCAGTGGGCCTGGTTTTTCTGAAATTTTTTCCTGACATCGTACGGTAAACACACGGAGAAAAGACATTCACCGCTGGCGCGGAGGACGCTGAGTTTTTCTGAATTCTGCATGTTAAACTTGAATGTCTGTTATTGGGCTTGAGCGCAAGTGGGTTGATTCGCGACCTTGTTCGGTTTATTTAGTTATTTTGGATAATGGATTTGAGCTACTAGGCGTTCTCGCGTTTCAGCCAAATCATTTTGGGGTTGTTTGGTGACAAAACAGATGTCGAAAATGTATCTGTCCCAGCCATAAACATAGCTCACAAAATATGTCTTAATCTTCTCATTATCATAAAATTCAGCCACATAATATTTTTTCTCCGCAATGGTGTTCCAGCTACATTTGGTGAGAATACGATAAGGTCGCTCCTTGGTTTGCATGTGGAGGCTTACGACGGCTTCACTAACAGACTGATGATCATTATCTATTCGCAGGGATGAAGCATAGACTACAACCATTGGTGGAGAGGAATACTGGGCAGCGAGCATGTATGTCGGCATTCCGCTTATTTGAATGTATTGTTCGTGAACAAAGAACTCGTTTGGAATTTCATACCTAACGCTGGATAGTAGATCGGTGTATTCCCTTGCTTCTAGTGAGGCATTCAGGAAGAGAAATATTCCTAAAGGCATCGAGGTGAACATGAGGATTATTTTTTTCATATTTATATGGGATCAATATATTTTGACGACCCGCATTGTTCAGCCGCACGCGGTATAACTCCTGCAAATGCTAGCTCCCGCCTTCACTACGCTTCGGCGTGGCAACCCTGGGCTGAAAGGCGAAACGCCGTTGGCGTTTTAACCAGCATTCTATTTTTCAATATCTTCCCACATCTGTTCATTAGGAGTGTTCCGCACAACAGTGGAAAGACACGCGCTGAACCCATGCAGCTCCCTACGGCTTGGACGCAATCAGGTTGTCCAGCAGTTGGACCAGTTCTTGCACCCGAAAGGGTTTGTTCAGCGCCGCGTTAAATCCATAGCGCTTGTAATTCGACATGACGTCCGTTTCGGAATAGCCGCTGCTGGCGATGGCCCGGACTTCCGGGTTTATTTCGCGCAACCGCGCCAGGGTTTCAATCCCGCCCAGCCCGCCGGGTACTTTTACATCGAGAATGAATGCATCGATCTTTTTGCCCTTCCCGGCCAATTCGTTGAAAAGTTTGATGCAAGCCTCGCCAGAGGGCGCGATTTCCACTTGAAAACCGACCTCGCGCAGGATTTTTGGCAGGGACCCCCGCAG
The window above is part of the Candidatus Methylacidiphilales bacterium genome. Proteins encoded here:
- the queG gene encoding tRNA epoxyqueuosine(34) reductase QueG; translated protein: MPQTLKQELQVEALQVGFDVCGVAAADPFQGAEYLQAWLDDGKAGDMASWLGRDPASRITPSSLLPGVKSIIMLGLNYYQPRPSQRGRIATYALGRDYHDLIPPKLDALDSWLKARGGIQRRAVDTSAILEKSAAARAGIGWTGKSTMLVHPKKGTWLFLAEILTTLEIEPDRPLRDHCGSCSRCMAACPTSAITAPYQLDASRCIAYLTIEHKGPIPEEFREKIGDRVYGCEECLDVCPWNRWARQTREEGLRAIERPDLRAMLGWDDATFRKEFRGTPIFRLKRNRWLRNVCVVLGNIGTADDLPALKQAAADPDPLISEHALWAVGRVEGRS
- a CDS encoding RNA polymerase sigma factor RpoD/SigA, translated to MSSNFYSPTASVESYLKQIAQYSLITREEEIVLANKIHKGDKRALEMLIQANLRLVVKIALEYVGLGLPLPDLISEGNIGLMRAAELFDPKVGAKFSTYGALWIKQRIRRAITNQSKAVRVPVWKVQLLRKMQISTDELVSQLGRQPSDAEIAGNASLDVGDVTRARSAIIQVVSLDSSPHNDEGNETTLSNTLPDEATADPSTGMANKELMENALASLNILSDKELKILAMRFGLNGGEEQTLEEIGKDFSVSRERVRQLQEIALTKLRRQLSDEAGKHQAAAESRRHYRKVHERLGALFPSTRKGVKKSRAVKGLAGSKK
- a CDS encoding sodium:proton antiporter; this encodes MFEPFLSTATVQAADPSPWMLLPFAALLLAIAIMPFANLHWWERHYEKVSLLLGAITVFIYLVVLRNQTAVLHTALDYVSFMALIGSLFVVAGGIHISVKGEASPARNCLFLLIGAVLANIIGTTGASMLMIRPWIRMNKYRITAYHTVFFIFIISNVSGCLTPIGDPPLFLGFLKGIPFWWTLHHLWIPWAVVLALLLTVFYFFDRRNFMKAPPVVRALEAGHETFKITGLHNIFFIAVVLSGIFFDPPWREGLMLSAAFGSYFTTSRQIHESNHFNFAPIREVGFLFLGIFATMMPALDYMSLHSKEFGLGSPLTYYFSCGFLSSVLDNAPTYLTFLNASFGLFVDPVIVDQVGRLAAAHGSGLGSITGTHSEAIRNTYGVLERYHADWIGSADIPRDRIETAYLLGNHSLYIIAISLGAVFFGAMTYIGNGPNLMVKSITERAGVKTPGFFGYLFKYALPILFPVLIAVGLVFLKFFPDIVR
- a CDS encoding response regulator, which codes for MPFVSQKQAGTQWVHDLNNRLAGMRLNVLLARMQIKSKDRKLAGLLRDIEAGCNQMAALLEQRPGLTASSTARQIVSEEPSSVKTRKKRGRVMLMDDNEFLRGSLPKILREVGFQVEIAPSGEACIKLFNELAGKGKKIDAFILDVKVPGGLGGIETLARLREINPEVRAIASSGYSETDVMSNYKRYGFNAALNKPFRVQELVQLLDNLIASKP